From the endosymbiont of Bathymodiolus septemdierum str. Myojin knoll genome, one window contains:
- the coaBC gene encoding bifunctional phosphopantothenoylcysteine decarboxylase/phosphopantothenate--cysteine ligase CoaBC, whose amino-acid sequence MKTLTNKNILLGVSGSIAAYKAPNIVRRLQDLGAQVRVVVTQAGLRFVTELSLQVTSKHKVHHNLWDKEAELSMGHIELAKWADVILIAPASANTLANLASGKANDLLSSIVLASDCPMLVAPAMNQQMYAAEYVQTNLSKLIKRQVAVIQPDNGEQACGDIGEGRLAESLEIAQQVGAIFQNTALTGKKVLITLGATVEAIDPVRYISNHSSGKMGSALADACIEAGAKVTLVHGNISAHLNQKATAISALSAGEMYQTVMDNIAECDIFIACAAVSDYYIKNIEKNKIKKSDKALTLALAPTKDILKAVCQLSQKPLCIGFAAETENLTKNAKNKLKNKGCDAIILNDISNLDFGFKSDENEVLFLTEKKSIKIEKNSKKKIARKIVEILSSNIL is encoded by the coding sequence ATGAAAACATTGACAAATAAGAACATTCTCTTAGGTGTGAGTGGCTCGATTGCCGCTTACAAGGCTCCCAATATTGTGCGTCGATTACAAGATTTAGGTGCACAGGTGCGCGTTGTTGTAACTCAGGCTGGGTTGCGATTTGTAACTGAATTATCCTTACAAGTAACCTCCAAACACAAAGTGCATCATAATTTGTGGGACAAAGAGGCGGAATTATCCATGGGGCATATTGAATTAGCAAAATGGGCAGATGTCATTTTGATTGCCCCTGCCAGTGCCAATACCCTTGCTAATTTAGCCTCAGGCAAAGCAAATGATTTATTAAGTAGTATCGTTCTAGCAAGTGATTGCCCAATGCTTGTTGCACCAGCGATGAATCAACAAATGTATGCAGCCGAGTATGTGCAAACGAATTTAAGTAAATTAATCAAGCGACAAGTGGCTGTTATTCAGCCTGATAATGGCGAGCAAGCCTGTGGTGATATTGGTGAAGGGCGCTTGGCTGAATCTCTGGAAATTGCCCAACAAGTAGGGGCAATTTTTCAAAATACCGCATTAACTGGTAAAAAGGTTTTAATTACTTTAGGTGCAACAGTTGAAGCAATTGACCCTGTCAGATATATATCCAATCATTCAAGTGGCAAGATGGGTTCCGCACTCGCTGATGCCTGTATCGAAGCCGGTGCAAAGGTGACCTTAGTGCATGGTAATATTAGCGCCCATTTAAATCAAAAAGCGACGGCAATTTCCGCATTAAGTGCTGGTGAAATGTATCAAACAGTGATGGACAATATTGCCGAATGCGACATTTTTATTGCCTGTGCCGCAGTGAGTGATTATTATATAAAAAACATTGAAAAAAACAAAATTAAGAAATCTGATAAGGCACTCACTTTGGCGTTAGCGCCAACCAAAGACATTTTGAAAGCAGTGTGTCAATTATCGCAAAAACCGCTGTGTATTGGTTTTGCCGCAGAGACAGAAAATTTGACTAAAAATGCAAAAAATAAACTAAAAAACAAGGGCTGTGATGCCATCATACTCAACGATATTTCTAACCTGGATTTTGGCTTCAAAAGTGATGAAAATGAGGTGTTATTTTTGACAGAAAAAAAATCCATAAAAATTGAAAAAAATAGCAAGAAAAAAATAGCAAGAAAAATTGTTGAAATATTAAGTTCAAATATTTTATAA